The following DNA comes from uncultured Methanobrevibacter sp..
CCACAAAACATCTCAACCTTAAAAATACTTGATAGAACCTGCATGGATTATTTACTTGAGTTTACACAGTTATTTTAAAAGAATCTATAATTTTTTGATATTCCCTTTCAGATTCTCCTGATACATCAAGGGTCCTCATCTCAAAGATATAGATATCTCCGTCTTCAATGAAAACATATGTATGAATATCAAAATTGATTTCAGGAGTATCCATATTTGCATGAAGTTTAATTGCATCATAACCTGCAATTTTAACAAAATCAGAAGAGATTATGACTCCCCCATCATCTGATATTGCATCCTCCATGAACAGCTTATAATCTTCAAGAT
Coding sequences within:
- a CDS encoding PsbP-related protein — its product is MRTFNTGRITFQYPDSWEVEKADILSNPDCIATLSKGQDNLINAVMFPTATNLEDYKLFMEDAISDDGGVIISSDFVKIAGYDAIKLHANMDTPEINFDIHTYVFIEDGDIYIFEMRTLDVSGESEREYQKIIDSFKITV